The Larimichthys crocea isolate SSNF unplaced genomic scaffold, L_crocea_2.0 scaffold624, whole genome shotgun sequence genome contains the following window.
TGGACACTCCATTCCCGCTTTATAATTTTCTTTCCACACTCCCCTTCCTCCCTTATGCATATTATTATTCAAAccagaaaaaggaaacaaaaaaaaaaaaaccttatctcttttctccccctcccccccctcctccccaccaCTCCCCCCACTGGTTCATATAGTGTCGATCACTTTTCATACGTCCTTCACCTTCTTTTAGAATCCAACCCTACGTCAGTTAGATTCTTTCCccgccccccacccccccaatgTCTTCAATTCCTTCAATTACTCAATACCCATTCACTAGTTTtgttttcccccccccctctgtgACCCAAACTTACgcctctcctccacccttccTTTTcactccccctccttctcctaTCCATCGCCTCTTCAACTGCCCGTTCCTCCAGTACAGCTCCATACCGTCCCCCATCATTGCCCCCCCTCCTTCAGCAGCCTCTTTCTACCCTCTTAAAGGACCCGACCTCCCGGAGTTTGGGAGGAACGTGTTTGTCAATTCAGTGATTTTCCTTGCTCCTCACAAATTGGCTATTGCTTCGTCTCTGAtctatctcctcctccttcctcgaACACTTTTTCCCACTTTTTGTTGAAAACATCGAATAAGCTAAAGGTCTGTTTAGTTGTGCTTGATGACGTTGAATCTCTAACAACAAAAGTTTGACGTTCCGGGTTCTTGGACGGTTATATGCAAtccatttcctttgttccaCCACATCGGAGTCAGTGACTTTTTGTGTGACCTATGAACCCCCCCTGACCCCTCCTTGCTCCCCTGAACCTCCTCGACGAACACTGCCGCGCCACCATTGCACACCGTGATGGCCCCTTCCTTCCCCCATCCCCCGAGACGTATTGTCACACACCCTCCCACCACACGAAGTAAATACCCAAGAGGCCCCTAGCCCGCCTCCCCCGTACCCCCCCCTTCAGTGTGCACTCTGGATTCTGCTGAGGGACCCCCAGCCCACGACAATTTGACCATACGGTGAGTTTGCTTGAAGTAGTGGCCCTTTAGAATGTGCGTGCAGCTGTGATAGGGTCTTAAATCTCCATTTGCCACTTCAGTATATAAACAGCATTTCAACCCTCTATTTGCTTGTTCCCACCCTATGCACTCATTgccacaataacacacaaaaacatatgaaTATATGAGGACAGGTGCTGTGAATATGTGGAAAAGGTGATTCTTGTTGTCATGTTGGCAGTATTTAatctttgcattttttgtttgcatataaATTCTTTCAAATTAAACTGCAAGAAGGAGAGATTAATATGATAATTATCATAttataaatcattcatttaagGTTTTTACGGAATGCAACAAAAAATTACCAAGAGTTAtagcccatttttaaaaagaatgcCATATACAAATTCAGGACGTATTTGTAGTATTATTCATATCTCCTGTTATTAATTAAGCAGTATATTTAagatggacataatgacagatgCACAAATAACTAAGATCCACTTCAATTAGAAGTTTCTTGTTATAACCCGCttgctttaaaatgaatgttcctcttctgttcttttttattttttaacaaggtatatatactgtatatattttacaaaatgaacagcTAATACCACATTTTCTCTCAGCATGATCACTCAGCAGAATCCAATTCCAACTGCTGGAAATGAAATGTAGCCCACCACTTACCACAGTGCAGAAATAGGCCCAGACAGAGGAGCAAATTGGCCCTCCTCAAGGATTGCAGGGAGCAGCTCATCCTGAACCAGTTCAGAAGTGACACGGTGTGCGTACCGGTTGTGACCAAGTCCTCAGTCAGCCTCACTGTGTGGGACTCTCTGTGCTCTTACAGTGATATTGAAGTGGCTAATGCTTCCTGTAGGTACACCAAGAGGAAGTCTGACATATTTCCTgcatactacacacacacacccacacacacacacacacacacacagtcagcaaaCTGTACTAGATCTGCtctaacatgttttttaatatatgtaaatgtgtaaaagtggTTTGTGGTGGACTTCTGGGAGGAATAAATAACATGACCCTGCACaatggtttttgttttgacctAATAACTACATCTGATATGATTTTAGGTTATACAACCGTGGTCGGAAAAATCTTTGTCCTCGTTAGTTCTCATATGCATCATGTGTGCTCTCATTTTGACTCGACCATAGGCTTCCTGAAATAATCTGATGTGATACCACAGcgtctttctgctgctgtctctgctgcaggcaGGTGATGCGCTCTCTCAGCATCTTCACGGCTCCGTGTCTGAACGCAAACTGCACCAAGCAccttttaatttacttttaattacagaataaaacatgtgtggttttcatttatttatttattttccagaatTTCATTGTTAATTTGCAATTTTCCATAATCCaacccaaaataaataaataaataaaaaaatcaaacttgaGATAAAGGGTCTCTGGTTGAATCGCGTTGCTAGGTAACAGCTTGGGTCTAAATCTGACCTATTTCGGCAAACAGTGAGACAGGAAATAAGTTTGTGCTCCTTTAGAGTCTGGATGGAGagtgctgtaaaacaaaacGATGGTGTAACAGTGCCACTCAGTGGACATGATGAAAGCATGCACGTCTTTCAGATTTCCATGTCAGACTGAGCTTATTGGCTATGACTGAGTAAATAAATGCATCTGTTCATAAGGGGTAAGCTGCAAGGGAGAAGATCTCTATAGAGAAAGATGGGTCAAATAGAAaactgtctttctgttttatcaTCATCTATCTTCTAAATACAGTTCTGTAATAATGATACTGATGAATAGTGCATATTTCCATAACCGCCTACCTTTATGATTGGTCAGCtaatcacagggctgacacagacaaacaacctctcacacctacaggcaatttagagtcaccaattaacatgCATGACTGTAGGAGGAAGCCCGAGCATAACCGGAGAGAACCCAGGAAGGGCTAACATGCAAACTCTGAACCATAAACCTTATTTCTGTGAAACTAGCCACTGCCCCACCTTGCATATagttaatatataataatatatgataatatagtTTTACATAGTATGCAGtatatgcaataaaaacacaattaaccaaaataataattcaatttattatttattttatttatatagtgccaattcataacaaaagttatctcataaCACTTAGAACAGGTCTAGACCATAAAGACTCAACAATTATACTTATTACGTGTACCTAGTGATTAgttaacaataacaacaatagtTGATCGATATgtaataatatagatatatatataagaatatatatatatatatatatatatacatatagatagatagatagatagatagatagatagatagatagatagatagatagatagatagatagatagatagataggatttaataaaaataataaaaataagagtCACCTAGATCATAAACTACTACATTAGAGGTTAAGTTAACCTCAGTTATGGTATTATGGAAAGGACAAAAGTTCCTGCTGGCTGTGGGATCAGCTCTCCTGGTCATCAGTGGTCAGTTATCCCACTTATCCCACCATGTCAcaattaaacaacatttatctCAAGTGGAGTGAAACTAGAGTGAAAGAGGCCTAGATCTGTGGCTTTTGACTAAACAGGAAAATTGAGTAACGTAGAGGAACCAGACTCACAAAGAGGAAACGTCTAGAAACAAGCATTGCTACATGCGTTAACACCTCTCTCTGAACAGGAATAGGAAGTATGAAGagtacagaagaaaaaaaaaacaaatccacatCTCAACGTGACTGAACTGCAAGCGTAAACCACAAGCGTCTTTTTTACTGGTGCAGGTGCACCTGAGGGAGCTGCACGCCGTTTCTTCTGAGAGGAGTGAGGTTTTAATGTAAAAGATGAGTGCCTCACTGGAGAGGACTACAGACTGTCCGTTGCCGTCTCTTGGAGAGGACTTGATCCGAGTCGAGGACAGCGAGAACCTGACAGGCTCAAATGAGTTTTGCTGGGAGGACGGAGGTCTACCAGTGGAGCTTCAGAGAGGGATGGAGACCCTACGAGTGAACAGAGAACTGACCGATGTGGTGCTTTGTGTTCAGGGACATGACTTCCCTTGCCACAGAACCATACTTGCGGCTGCCAGTCAGTACTTCAGGTAAAAAATAAGCCGAATGTTGTCAGACTTCATTGTGATGGCTCTGCTGGTTTTactgaattcatgtttttctgtgtagGGCAATGTTTTGCAGTGGCCTGAAGGAGAGTTATGAGGAGCGTGTGGAAATAAAAGGCTTGGACAGTGGGACGATGTGCTCCCTCCTGGAGTATACCTACACCAGCCGAGCCCTCCTGACACACTCAAACGTCCAGAGGATACTAGAGGCTGCAAGTCAATTTCAGGTGAGATTACAATTActtacaacaaaaatgaaagaggaCACTCGATTAGTTTAGTTTGCACAGTTACCATCTGGTACACAGATACAGAGTTCCTTGTAAGTCTTGGGCAACTTATCAGCAGtagtcacatttatttttgtcttacACATCAGTTGCCAGTAAAGACAAAGTATTCTACGTAATCTGGAGTGCGACTATTAAAAGAGTCTGTTACAAAGCGTCACtgacctaaaaaaacaaacctaatcacaaactaaaaatcccccaaaatcAATCAGTTTTCAAGATCTTGTTTCGaacttgacattttttttatctgaaatctgtttttatcacatctGCAACTCTTTTGACTTTGGCGTACATGTGACCACATAAACGATCATGTGATTCTTCACCGGGAGCAAAAGCACAGACTACCACAATTAGTCATGTCCTTATTCCAGCAACAACAGTTTAATGCTTGCGAACAGATGATATTCTCTGCAGTTTAATTCATTCTGGTTGAATTATTGTCATCAAAGACACAACAGAAAGCCACAGTTAGCTGCAGAAGATCAGCTCGTGCTGTAAAGTGTAGAGTTACATTTGAAATCCTCCAGATGTTCTGATCTGCTCGCTTTTAACCGGCTCTTCCCCAATTTGGGGAGACAAACATTTTACTGATTCAGAGGCAGGTCTCTCTAAAAGGGAAGTGAAAGTTGCCTAGTTGTTTACACTCAGGATCAGTTTTCCATACAGGCTTAAATTAACTACACAGCTGTGCCACAAACGGCAGAGAAGGcggatgtttgtgtttctacacctctggggttttttttgtgtgtgacaagCAATTTGAGTTTTTTAGATTTTGAAGATAGAAAACTTTCAAGCAGGATGTGTTATTTGTGAGGGCTCACGTGGTTTAGTTTTGATACAGAACTTTTCTAAATAGAGTTGGAGCATGCAAAAAGATgctgttcattatttttaagcagtgttgttttgttgtcttttttagtTCTGCATTCTTTTATAATTCAAGCGCAGCTCATCTTAAATCTTTTGGTCTCTATCTGCTTATCAGCAGCAGTAATCAGACATGCTGTATGTGCACttactcatttttttttttttatcataaaaagTAATGTCTGGTCTTGTCTCTTGTAGTTCTTGCGTGTGGTGGAAGCATGTGCAGGCTTTCTGAGCAAGTCCCTGCACTTGGAGACTTGCATTGGGATCCTGAATCTTGCAGAAAGCCACGCTCTGCATGGCCTGAAGACCGGTGCTCAGGATTACATCACCTCTCAGTTCTCCCAGGTAGTCCAGCAGCAGGACTTCCTGGACCTGCCAGCAGAGTCGCTGGAGGCTGTCCTACAGAAGGACGACCTCGACGTCAAGTGTGAGGAGTGTGTTTTCGAGGCGCTCATGCGCTGGGTGAGAGCCCGGCAGGATGAACGCTATCCTTTACTCGCCAGGTTGCTTTCACATGTGCGACTGCCGTTGCTGGAGCCTGCATACTTTGTAGAAAAAGTGGAGTCAGATGAACTGATTCGCCGCTGCAGTGAGGCCTTTCCTTTGTTGCAAGAAGCCCGCACCTATCACCTCTCTGGCAGGGAGGTCAGTAACAATGTGTTGTCAAGGCTGACATTAGTGTAGCCCTGTATGTAACATTTAGTGACATCTCACAGTTTCTGAGCCAGTTTTTAGTTCTTttattctgggctactgtagaaacatggcagctcaacactccgtggaagaggacccccGGCATCTGTAGATCattcaaacataacaaaaaacataatgattctagaattattcttattttcaagtgattatacataccctaaatgtgacacactggacctttaaagtcccagtgtgtcacatttcgAAAGATCTACTGGTAGAAATAggataaaatattcatatgcatattttcattagtgtacaatcaTCTGAATAAAAGAATAGTTGTCACCTTAGAATAAAGAATGAGGCcttaatatttacagagagagcaggtcctcttctacaGAGTCTGACATGTTGCACTTCCTTTTTTAtacagtagcctagaacggATCAATCAAACTGGCCACAACCACTAAATTTCTCCAAAATGCTTGGATGGGAATTGGTATTCAGTTAGTTGCAATGCcactaaatcgtacacactgcacctttaaaaagtTCCTTTTAAAAAGAGTATATAAGAATAATTTTTCAGTTACAGCTGTATTTCATTGGCTAATGTGCAtgtgaaacatgtttacaggttGTCTCTGAACGAACCAAACCCCGCGTGCTGCACTTTGTGTCAGAGGTGTTCCTGATAATTGGAGGCTGCACTAAAGATGATCGCTTCGTTCCCACTGTCACGTGTTTGGACCCCCTCAGACGGAGCAGGCTGGAGGTTGCCAGGCTGCCATTCACGGATATGGAGGATGAAtcacacaacagaaaatggGTGGAGTTCGCATGCATCACTTTCCGGAACGAAGTGTACATATCTGGTGAGAGAAGTCGCACATTCAAACCTTTTTGTGAACCCGAAAGTGCAACTGTTTGGCCTCTACTGATGATGTATTAGATAGTACATCTCCATCACGTGAACAAGTTGTTGTAAATGTCTCTAGACTTCTCctatttaaatgtaatgttcTTTTAAGCAGGGAATCTGTAGAGCAGAACTCAAAACAACAGGAAGACGTGGCGTCATCTGCAGCAACAGTTGTTGTGGTTTTAGGTGTTTCCCAATTCTAACTGGCACCTCAA
Protein-coding sequences here:
- the klhl6 gene encoding kelch-like protein 6, encoding MSASLERTTDCPLPSLGEDLIRVEDSENLTGSNEFCWEDGGLPVELQRGMETLRVNRELTDVVLCVQGHDFPCHRTILAAASQYFRAMFCSGLKESYEERVEIKGLDSGTMCSLLEYTYTSRALLTHSNVQRILEAASQFQFLRVVEACAGFLSKSLHLETCIGILNLAESHALHGLKTGAQDYITSQFSQVVQQQDFLDLPAESLEAVLQKDDLDVKCEECVFEALMRWVRARQDERYPLLARLLSHVRLPLLEPAYFVEKVESDELIRRCSEAFPLLQEARTYHLSGREVVSERTKPRVLHFVSEVFLIIGGCTKDDRFVPTVTCLDPLRRSRLEVARLPFTDMEDESHNRKWVEFACITFRNEVYISGGKETQHDVWKYNGALDKWIQVESLTTGRWRHKMAVHEGKVYALGGFDGVQRLSSVEAYDPFHNRWTQVTPLAVGVSSFAAASFDRWIYVIGGGPNGKLATDQVQCWEPGTDCWELRAPIPIETKCTNAVTFKNCIYIVGGAMHAMYCYSPLSDSWSLVTRLGERASCAIAACNNKLFITGGRDNKNQVISTVMCWDVGRGVLTEECVLPMGVSHHGSVTLMKSYTHIHRVTPAPECQ